TTCTCATCACGGCTGGGCATGCCGATGATGGTGTTACCATCCTCGGAGGCTTCAGCGGCCTTGTAGAAATCAATACCTTCGCCGGGACCTGAAATTACGGCACCTCGTAAAGGAAAGGCAACCCGGCCCTGGAGATCTGCCTTGCGGCCTTCATATATGGCAACAAACTGGGGGTTGCGGGCAGTAAGCTGGGAGTTGCAAACCCAGTCAATTCCCTGGAATTCTACCAAAGGATTTTTATTCAGCCATTTCATCAGCTCCTTGGTGCCAAGGGCATAAGACGCCAGAGATTTCCCACGGAAGGGAGATTTTCGATTATTGGTGACAGCCCCGGAATTAACGAGCTCTGCGGCAGCATCCGTAAAATAAAGGGAATGGATACCCAAATCTTTTTTGTCTGACAAAAAGGGTACCAACGCCTCAAATAAAGGACCAAGGGAATAATTAATGCAGTCACCGTCCCTGATTTCATTTGCCACATTGGCAGCCACCTTTTTCATAATATCGTTGGCCGGTTCAGGCGTATAGGTGATGGGCTCCCGGTCCGAGCGTACCAAAAGATCAAACTCTTCTATGGAAACAAAGGTATCTCCATAGGTAAAGGGCATCGCCTCATTGACCTCCCCCACCACAAGGCTTGCTCTTTCCATCACTTCCCTTGCCACATCCACAGCAAGGCCCAAGCTGCAATACCCGGCATCATTGGGTGGGGTGATCTGGATAAAGGCCACATCCACATTGATTCTGCCGGACCTGATAATTTTCGGAATTTCCGAAGAATAGGCCGGGATAAGATCCACCTGGCCGCTGGAAATGGTATCCCATGCCACATATCCACCGGAAAAAAATGTTTTTAACCGGTAGTTGGGGGCATTAAGACGGTCAATGGACAAAATGGTCTCACCCAGCACAGCCAACTGCATCAACTCAAGGTCCCTAATATTATGTTTGTCCACATCAAGCAATGTTCGGATCAGCCGTCTTGGCGTAGCCGGCCCTGTTCCGATGAAAACGGTCATTCCAGGCCGGATGTGGTTTAAAACCTTATCCGGAGGTACAAGACTGCGTTTCCAGTCGCTCAAATTTATATCGGACATAAATCACTCCCTGTATTGAAATACATATACATCTGTTTTACCAGCTAAAGGGGGTTTATTCTACCGGTTTTTTTGTCTGGTTTGCGGCAAGCACAAACAGCTGGCCGTAACGGGTTTTAAAATTGAGAAGAGACGCCATTTTTTCACCGGCCCAAAAGCAGCGCATGGCACGAATTACGCCGGCATGGGTGACCAACAGGGTGTGTGACGACAAGGGCAGTTCACTAAAAAAATTGGACACCCGCAGGAAAAGGTCTTGAAAGCTTTCTCCGGCCGGAGGGCGGAACCCGTAAATATCTCGTCCCCGCTGTTCAAAAAGATCGGGATAGTTGGTTTTGATGTGCTCAAATTCCTGGCCGTCCCACTCTCCCAGATCGATTTCGTTGAGGCGGCGGTCGATAATGGGTGTGCTGTCTGGGCAGGCAAGCGCTGCCGTTTCCCGGCACCGGGTTAAGGCCGAGGTGTAAACCTGTTTGAAGCCGATGGTGGCCAAGGCCGGCTGCCAGCTTCCGGCCTGCACCCGGCCTGTGTGGTCCAGGGGGACGTCGGTTTGACCGATGAACCGGCGGGTGCCGTAGCCCTCGATTTGGCCGTGGCGCAGAATGAAAAGTAAGGGGCCGTTATTCGAGAATTTCTCCAAGAGATCGGCCGACAGCTGCTTCGATCCGGGCATGTATGTGCTGAGCAGTTTCAAGTCTTTTAACAATCTCCTTTTCGGCATGGGGCAGCTGCTTTGCTTTTTCGTGGAATCGACCTGGGTAGTCCAGCTCCAGCTGGTCTCCCCTGCACAATTTATCAGCAAGAAAAACAATCTGGGTTTCATCCAGTTCCGGGCCCGGATTGAGATCCATGTGAACGGCGGTGATCTCTGCAATTTTTAGGAATCCCAACTGCTGAAGGAAACGGCTTCCGACCTTAGCATGGTGTTTTTCTTTTCTTTTAATATCGTGGAGAAGGGCTGCTGCACGGATAAGATCGATATCAAAATTAAACCCGCACGAATGAAGGTTTCGGGCAAGTCTTAACGCAGTGTCACATACCTGTTCAAGGTGGGCACGGATAGCGGGAGCATCGGATAGTTCATTGTCGATCACGGACCGGCACTCCGCTTCATCGGGAATTTCCAGCCGCTCATATTTTTGCTTTATTTGGTCATAACCTTCCAGAGTGTCGGCATCCATGAGGATGCCCCTGTCGTGAACCGGCAATTGAATGATACGGTTCGGATCTGAAAACAGGATCTGCCTCAAGTTGGCGTCGGGATCAGCACCGGTTATGGAGGGAATAAGCCGGGCCGGGATCAGGGGAGGGTGGCCGGTTTCGTTGTTGAATGCCGGTACAATCAAGGCATCTTCAGCGTCTTCGAATCTTTTTCGGATAAGCCTCAAAGTAGCGGGCCGGATGGCCGGGGTGTCGGCAGGTAAAAGGAAGAAGCCATCTATGCCCGAAAGCAATGCGGCCACCCCGGTACGGATCGAAGAAAACATACCCGAGGCATAGTCCGGGTTGAACAGAGGGTGGGCCCCGGCCGCGTCAACGACCTGAGCCAGGCGGTCATGGTTATGACCGGTAACCACAATGACCTCGTCAATGCCCGCAGTTTTGAACAGATCAATGACGGTTCCGATCATGGAGGAGTGCCCCAAAGGCAGGAGTGGCTTGTACCGGCCCATGCGGGAGGAGAGGCCTGCCGCCGGGATGAGGGCCGCGAGCATCAGGAGGGATTCTCCTTATTCTCGGCTCTTATTTTAATTAATTCCGCCATGATGCTTACAGCGATCTCCGCCGGGGTTTCAGCCTTTATTTTCAGACCAATGGGGGCATAGACCTGTTCTAATTGGGCCTGTGCCACCCCTTTTTCCATCAGGTTGTCGTAGATCTGCTTTTTTTTCTTTTTGCTGCCGATCATTCCGATATAAGCGGCGTCGGTTTTTAAGGCCTGTTCCAGCACGGTCTGATCATGGAGATGGCCCCGGGTGAGGATAACGATATATGCATTGCCGTCAATGTCCAGGCCGTCAAACGCATTGGAAAAATCATCCAGCACCCGAATCTGCGCGGAATGAGGGAAACGCGATTCATTGGCAAACTCAGCCCGATCGTCAGTCACAACGCAAGTAAAGTCAACCAAATTAGCCATTTTTGCCAGCTGAAACCCCACATGACCGGCCCCGAATATATACAATGTATCCGGCCGGCTCAAGGGCTCAATGATAAATTGGTCCAGCCCGTAAAACTGCCGCACAGGGGCCGGACCTGTAAACCGGTTTTCCCCGGCCGCATCCATGAGGACCTTGGGCAGCATAGACGGCCCAACCACCTGACCTTTTTCCAACACCAGGCTGGATTCTGTGGTTTTGTCCGCCATTATCCGGGTGACGGCCAACGCTTTTTTTCCCGTGGCTTCCAGATCTGCCAGCGTCTGCCATACCTGGATTTGTTCCGGAGGACAGGGGGGCACAAAACTTCGAATCCAGACCGTGAGGCTCCCCCCGCAGACCATATCCATGCCCGCTTTGATCTCCTGATCCAGAGTAAAATCCATGATTTCCGACCGGGACTGATCCAGCAGATCTACACAGGCATTCATAACTTTGGCTTCCACTAAACCGCCGCCGATCGTGCCGGAGATGCTTTTGTCCAGCCGGACCAGCATTTTACTGCCCGAAGTCCGGGGGGTAGAACCCTTGTGGCCGATGATCACGGCCAAGGCAAAGGGCGTGCCGTTATTCAAAAGCTCCAGGCTTTCCTGGATAAGTGATGTCATGTCAATTTACTCCCTGGGCCTGTGTCCCTATTTTCCAAAACCGCAATCCGGATACCTGCAATCTGAACAGTTGGAACAAAATCCGCCGTGACCCATCTTGATAATGTCTTTTTTTTCAACCGTTTCCCCGGCCAGCACTCTGGGCA
Above is a window of uncultured Desulfobacter sp. DNA encoding:
- a CDS encoding XdhC family aldehyde oxidoreductase maturation factor, whose translation is MTSLIQESLELLNNGTPFALAVIIGHKGSTPRTSGSKMLVRLDKSISGTIGGGLVEAKVMNACVDLLDQSRSEIMDFTLDQEIKAGMDMVCGGSLTVWIRSFVPPCPPEQIQVWQTLADLEATGKKALAVTRIMADKTTESSLVLEKGQVVGPSMLPKVLMDAAGENRFTGPAPVRQFYGLDQFIIEPLSRPDTLYIFGAGHVGFQLAKMANLVDFTCVVTDDRAEFANESRFPHSAQIRVLDDFSNAFDGLDIDGNAYIVILTRGHLHDQTVLEQALKTDAAYIGMIGSKKKKKQIYDNLMEKGVAQAQLEQVYAPIGLKIKAETPAEIAVSIMAELIKIRAENKENPS
- a CDS encoding DVU_1551 family NTP transferase, with protein sequence MLAALIPAAGLSSRMGRYKPLLPLGHSSMIGTVIDLFKTAGIDEVIVVTGHNHDRLAQVVDAAGAHPLFNPDYASGMFSSIRTGVAALLSGIDGFFLLPADTPAIRPATLRLIRKRFEDAEDALIVPAFNNETGHPPLIPARLIPSITGADPDANLRQILFSDPNRIIQLPVHDRGILMDADTLEGYDQIKQKYERLEIPDEAECRSVIDNELSDAPAIRAHLEQVCDTALRLARNLHSCGFNFDIDLIRAAALLHDIKRKEKHHAKVGSRFLQQLGFLKIAEITAVHMDLNPGPELDETQIVFLADKLCRGDQLELDYPGRFHEKAKQLPHAEKEIVKRLETAQHIHARIEAAVGRSLGEILE
- a CDS encoding GNAT family N-acetyltransferase; translated protein: MSDINLSDWKRSLVPPDKVLNHIRPGMTVFIGTGPATPRRLIRTLLDVDKHNIRDLELMQLAVLGETILSIDRLNAPNYRLKTFFSGGYVAWDTISSGQVDLIPAYSSEIPKIIRSGRINVDVAFIQITPPNDAGYCSLGLAVDVAREVMERASLVVGEVNEAMPFTYGDTFVSIEEFDLLVRSDREPITYTPEPANDIMKKVAANVANEIRDGDCINYSLGPLFEALVPFLSDKKDLGIHSLYFTDAAAELVNSGAVTNNRKSPFRGKSLASYALGTKELMKWLNKNPLVEFQGIDWVCNSQLTARNPQFVAIYEGRKADLQGRVAFPLRGAVISGPGEGIDFYKAAEASEDGNTIIGMPSRDENGESNILFSIEKSVNQLRLRESIHVLATEYGVALLKWRPLRERAQAIIDVAHPDDREGLIKMAREKKILYSNQIFVSRSAHLYPAYVAHTKTFKGEKTIRFRAMKPSYEESMRRFFYRCSTETVFYRFFYSVKTMGHDKMQAYVNVDYTKEFSVVGFGGKKGENRIVAEARLVESDDAKIGEVAFLVDENYQGSGVGSYLMKLLVEEGKKRMLESLYAEVLPDNQPMIKVFEKSGLPLKSKLDGGVYHITLSLKD
- a CDS encoding histidine phosphatase family protein, whose product is MEKFSNNGPLLFILRHGQIEGYGTRRFIGQTDVPLDHTGRVQAGSWQPALATIGFKQVYTSALTRCRETAALACPDSTPIIDRRLNEIDLGEWDGQEFEHIKTNYPDLFEQRGRDIYGFRPPAGESFQDLFLRVSNFFSELPLSSHTLLVTHAGVIRAMRCFWAGEKMASLLNFKTRYGQLFVLAANQTKKPVE